The following is a genomic window from Candidatus Hydrogenedentota bacterium.
CTGCCTGCGCATGGCGGAGAACGCCCACATGGCGGGGGACCCGGCGGCGGAATCGCTTTATCAGCGGGTTTTCTCCGCCCGGCTAATTCCCCCGCAGGCCCGGGAGGACTATGCCATCCTGCTGCATGACCAGGGCCGTCACGGGGAGGCGCTGGAACAGCTTGAGAAGGCGGGCTGGAACCTGGACACCGGCCGGGTCCATCTGCTCCGCGCCGAATGCCTGCTGGCGCTGGATCGCCGGGAGGAGGCCTTTTCGGCGGCGGCGGAATGCGTGTTCCGCTGGCCCGGCAACGCGCGCGCATGGGAGTTGGTCACGGCAACGGCAACGGAGGATGAACGGGATAAATGGCTCACCCGGCGCGCGCGCTGGCTGGGGTATTGATGACGTACTTTCAATCAATTCGAAATGCTTCGTTACCTCCACTAATTGTGATATTATTTAAGGAGTGCCACAAATGATCGCCAGGAATCCAAGGCAGATACATTTTTGTCGTTCCATCATTATCAACAGTCGTTCGCCATCCCTTATAAACCATATTTAACCGTTCAATATGGAATAATTTTGGTAGATGAAATTGTGCCTGAAAAACAATTTTTTTGCATTCATTTCGTATCATAACCTTATTACTTACCCAAGTTATATCCCAAGCATTATTTTTTAATATCAACTCATTATTTATTATGATGCATGTTTCTTTTTCTTTGTTATCATAAAAATATCCAGTCAATCTGCTTGGTCCATCTTCACTCTCTGGAGCATCAACTTTTAACAATATTCGACCGAAAATGCGAAAAATTATTGGTATGCCTATTATTGCATTTCCACCCAATTTAATAATTATTCCCTCAGGATTCAGTGGAAGGCTTTTTTTTGCTTCACCACTTTCTTGACATTTTGGATGCAACGCCGAATGATTCACTGTTTCTTCAGATAACAGTCCTTTATCAATATCACCATGACATCCAGGACAAAGGAGTACTATTCCAGATGGATTATGACTTTCTGCCTCCGAAAACTCAGGTGCAAAGTGGTGATATACGTATATGGCCGACCCGCATACTGCACAGCCAAAGCCACATCGTTGGCGTACAGACCTTTTCACTTCTTCTGGTATATCTCTGCTCAATCCATATTTATTCTTATTCATGTTGACCTCGTGCTTTTTTTATTCTAGGAATTCCGGGATGAGCAGCCCCTGCACGATGACCTGGCCGGACTGCCCCTCCGGCCCGTCCAGGACTATCCGGTACTCCGTGTCCGCCGTGACCTCGAAAAATCGGGTGAGCTGCCGCTCGTTCACATAGTCAAAGACCCGCGCGCCGGACGCGTCGTATATCTGAAATTTTAACTGGACACCGTCCGTGTCGGAAAGCACGAGGAACGCCGTGGCGCCCGAACGCCGGTCCAGCCATTCAGAGCCGGTGGAGCGCCACACAACCCGCTGTTCCCAGGGCAGACTGGAGCCGGGCAGTTGGCTCATGCCGGGCTCAAGCCCGCGGGCGGGGTCGCGTGTGTAGGCGGCGACGGCGCGCAGTTCCTTTAGGGGCCTGAAAACCTCGCCCAACTGGTAGGCCTCGGCGGTGAAGAAGAGGAGGATGCCCATTAAATACACCAGAAAAAGGTGCAGCGCCCAGGCAAGGACGGCCTTCTCCACGCGCAGCCTGAACACGGCCACGATGATGATGAGGGAGAGAAGCGCCGGCATCAGCACGGCCAGGGCGGTCATCGGGTAGGGGAAAAAGGAGTCCATGTAGGCCATGGTGCCCATGAGCAGGCCCGTGAGGTTTATCAGAATTCCCGGCACGGGCCGCGCGGGGCGCACCGCCCAGACCGCCAGATGCAGAATGAGCGGCCAGAGGATGACCATCGAAATCCCGACCAGTATCCGGCTTGCGGGTATCTGCCTGGCATAAAGGTCCGCCACGGTGCGTATGGGGGCCTCCTCCTGCGTGCCACCCGCCACGCCAATCATCCGCAGGGTCAGGAACACGCCCGCCAGCGCCATGAGCGCAATGGCCGCGACCACGATGAGACTCACCGTCTCCGGGCTCACGGACACGGTGCGGCTTTGCCGGGTGGCCGCGTCAAACGCCGCAAACGGATCGCTGCCCATCGGCTCGCCGCACTGCCAGCAGGCGACGGCATCCTCGACGTTGGCCGCGCCGCAGTGGGCGCAGGGCTTGGTGGTGGCGAAGAATCCGGGCGACTTGGCCATGCCGCCGGGGCGTTTGCCGTCCGTGTCGGCTTTGGCCTTTTTCCTTCGCGCGATGCGGGCCAGGGCCTTCTTCCCAAGGGGATGGTCCGGCTGGCGCTCCAGAATTTCCCCCCACACCTCGCCGGCCCTGTCATATTCGCCCATGCCCTCGAGCACGCGGGTCATCTGCTCGCGCAGGGTGGTCTCCTCGGGCCAGCGGTCCAGCGCGGTCTCCAGCGCCTTGAGCGCCTCGTCGTTGCGGCCGAGCCGGTAGAGGGTCGCCGCCAGATAGCGGCCCACATTGAGCCGGGGCTCCCATTCCCTCTCCAGGATGAGCAGGTGCTCCAGCGCCTGGTCGTACTCCCAGGCGGCGTACAGCCGCTTGGCCATTTTCCAGCGCGCCTCGTGGTCCTCCGGATGGTGCTCCAGATGATCCGCCATGTCCCAGATTTCGGTCATCTTGTTTCCGCCCCCCGGGTGTGAGGCCCGCGCCTACCTGGCGCCGGGCTTCCGCCTGTTTTTCGCCGCCTTTTTGCCGCCTTCTTTGCGGCGCCTCTTAACGCGGTACATAATCTCGTTGACTATCCAGGAAAGGAACCCGCCCGCGATGGCCGCCACAAACACGCCCGAGACAACCCGCGTGGCCGGGGACACCGTGGAATAGGTGTATTCATACACGAAATAAATGCACGGCCACAGCAATGCCAGGGTGAGGACCCCCCAGATGACCCAGCCCAGCACATCCTCATTTTTCAGCAGTTTCCGAACCTTGCCCGTCCATCCCGCCATGCTTAAAACTCCTGCCATTCCGCCGTTTCACCCCCGGACACACCGGGAATGATTATCCTAAAACAGGCACCGGAAGCCGTGGGGGCAAGTTCCAGCCTGCCGCCGTGCTCCTCGACGACCTTCGCCGAGGTGGCGAGTCCGAGGCCGGTGCCCTTGGAGCCCTTTGTGGAGAAAAAGGGGTCGAAAATCTTTTCACGCAGTTCGGGCGGAATGCCCGGACCGTTGTCGGCCACCTCGATTTCCAGTGCGCCGTTCGCGGTGGTCCGCGCCGTTATCCGCACCCGTCCGTCCCGCTCCGGGACCGCCTCCGCCGCATTATGGATCAAATTAAGCAGGCAGCGGTAAATGCCGTCGGTGTCCACCCACACATAAAGCGGCCCGTCGCCGGTGTCCCCCTCAAGCAGCAGCTCTTTGGCGTTGAACAGGTCCCGCACGGAGTCGCAGGCCTCGCGGACCAGCGCCGCCAATTCCGTTTTCTGGCACAGGGGCGTGCGCGGCTTGGAGAAGGCCAGCAGGTCCTGGACAAAGTTCGACATGCGCTGCACGTTGCGCTTGAGCACCGGCCAGGTGCGCAGGGCCATCTCCTGGTTGTTCCGGTCCAGCGCCATCTGGATGAGCTCGGTGCTGCTGCCCAGGCCGGTGAGGATGTTCTTGATGTGGTGCGTCAGCCCCGCAATGGCCTGCCCGAGGGCCGCAAGCCGCTCTGTGCGGATTTGACGCTCGATGAGGCGCGCGTTCACCACCGCCGTCGCGGCGAGGCTGGAGAACATGGCCATGACATGCTCGTCCAGGGGCGAGAAGGCGTCCTCGCCCACCTTGTTCACCACCTCGAGCACGCCCACCAGACGGTCCCGCTCGATCATGGGCACGGCCAGCAGGCTGCGCGTGTGGAAACCCGCCGCCGCGTCGGCGTCCCGGAAAATGCGGGGGTCTTTCGACGCGTCGGGCACGTTCACGGCGGCGCGGGTCGCCGCGGCGATGCCCGCGATGCCCTGGCCCGTCTTCAGGCGGATTTCCCGCTTGAGCGCCTCCTGGTCACCGCTCTCGCCCAGGGCCACCTGGAAATAAAGCTCGTCCGATGCCTCGTCGTAGAGCATCACCGAGGCCGCCTCGGCGCGTGCCACATGGCGGCTCTCCTCCCCGATGCTGGCAAGCAGCGCGTCCAGGTCGGTGATGGCCCCCAGCAGGCCGTGGACATGGTACAGCGCCTCCACGGCGCGGCGCATGTCCGCCCTGGAGGCCGTGTCCAGCCATGGAAGCCCGTGCTCTGGGATGTCGCTCATCGCGCCGTTTCCGTGTCCCGCCGTCCCATGCCCGCCTCAATCGCGGGCAGTGCATGATAGAGGACATCGCCGACGGCCTTCAAACTCTCGGCGCGCACCTTGTCCAGAGTGTCCGCGGCGGTGTGCCAGTTCCGCTGGTGCGCCGCGAAGGAGCCGCCGTAGGAGAAGTCTATCAGCTCCAGCGCGGGGACACCCGCGTCATGGAACGGCAGGTGGTCGTCCTGCACCCGCTTTGCGGCGTCCAGAAAGTGACGCCCGTAACCCTGCCGCAGCGCCGTGCCCCACACCGCGTTCAGCAGCCACCGGGGCGCGTCCGGGTCGCGGTGGATGCCCAGATAGGCGTCGCCAATCATGTCCAGATTGACCAGCGCGCCAATGCCCGCCAGTTCGCCCGTCTCCCGCAGGTGCCGGACAAAGGCCCGGCTGCCGTACAGGCTGTCCCCGGGACCCCATTTCTCCCAGGCCTCCTCGCCGTCCAGCCAGACCAGCCACACCGTGCAGCCCCGGCGCGCGGGGCCAAGGGTCCGGGCCATCTCGAGCATCCAGGCCGTGGTCGAGCCGCCGTCGTTCGCGCCGACAAAGTCAAAGTCCGCAAAATGCTTCGTGTCGTAGTGGTTGCTCAGGACAATCACGCCGTCCCGGTCCCCTTCGGACACGGCAACGAGGTTCACCATGCGCTTCATGCCCGCCGGGGTCTCCGCGTCGAAAGCCTGCTCGCGAACCGTGAAGCCCGCCGCGGCCAGTTCGTTCCGCAGATACCCCCGCAGCCTCTCCAGCCCCTCCGAGCCCGCCGGACGCGGCCCGAAAGCCGTCACACGCCCCAGGTCGGCCCACGCGCGGCCCATGTCAAAGGGCGAATGCGACTCCGTCACTTTGACCAGTTGCGCCTCGTCGGGCGTCAGGGCGCGCTTCATCAACGCGGAAATGGACCACAGGCCCACAAAGGACAGGATGCCCATGACAAGTATCACCTTCATCGCTGTCCGGCCTTTCCTGTCCATGCTCTTTCCCGAAGTGTCGCGCCCGTGTAGTTATAGTGAAAGTCGCGGGGCTGAAACAAGCGGGCCGCAGATGCTATAGTATGCGCGCCCCGGCCGGACGGAGCCGCCGGGGAAGGCTCGTCATTGCCGCGGCGCCACCGCGCGGCGCACCAGGGATGCCCCGACCCATGCGCAACAACGGAATCATCGAACGCTACCGCACCCACATGCCCGTGTCGGACGACACCTGCATCATCTCCCTGAACGAGGGGTCCACGCCCCTGGTGCCCGCCCGCGCGCTGAGCGCGGCGATCCACCCGAAACTGGAGATACACCTCAAGTACGAGGGGCTCAACCCGACGGGTTCCTTCAAGGACCGGGGCATGACCATGGCCATCACCAAGGCGGTCGAGGAGAAGTACGAGGTGGTCATGTGCGCCTCCACGGGCAACACCTCGGCCTCGGCGGCGGCCTACGCCGCCCGCGCGGGCATCCAGTGCGCCGTGCTCATCCCCGAGGGGAAGATCGCCTTCGGAAAACTGTCCCAGGCCATGGTGCACGGCGCGAAGGTCATCCAGATCAAGGGGAACTTTGACGACGCCCTGAACCTGGTCCGGAGCATCTGCGAGAATTTCCCCGTGGCCCTGGTGAACTCCGTGAACCCCTACCGCATCGAGGGGCAGAAGAGCGGCGCCTTCGAGATTTTGGACGACTTCGACGGGGTCGCCCCGGACTACCAGGCCATGCCCGTGGGCAATGCGGGCAACATCACGGCCTACTGGAAGGGCTACAAGGAATACCACGCCTTCGGCAAGAGCGACAGCCTGCCCAAAATGCTGGGATTCCAGGCGGCCGGCTCCGCGCCCATCGTGCTCGGGCATCCCGTGGACAAGCCCCAGACCTACGCCACGGCCATCCGCATCGGCAACCCCGCGAGCTGGGCCACCGCCGTCGCCGCGCGCGACGAGTCCGGCGGCGTCATTGACATGGTCACGGACGACGAAATACGCGCCGCCTACGCCATGCTCGCCCGGACCGAGGGGGTCTTCTGCGAGCCCGCCAGCGCCTCCAGCGTGGCGGGACTCGTCAAACTGGCGGGCCAGGGATTCTTCGACAGCGTGAAGCCACGCACCGGCGAGCGCGTCCGAGTGGTCTGCATCCTCACCGGCCACGGGCTCAAAGACCCCGACAGCGCCATCGCCTCCGCCCAGGAGCCCTTCACCGTCGAGGCCCGCGAGGAGGCCATCCTCGAAATCCTCGGCTACACGGCCCCGGCATTGGTCTGAGACCGGTCCCGTAAACCACGCATCCCTCCGGCGCGCCTTTCCACCCCGCAGGTACGTCTTCGCGCCCCCCCCCGCCGCCCTGTGCAATAAAAAGCCCCCCGCCTTCCCGCTAAGGGTGAAGACGGGGGGTATTCTTCGAAGTTCAGTCCCTGGTTACTCGGCCAGCAGGATGTAGTCGTTAAAGCGGTCGGAGTTGTTGCCCGCCGCGTCGCGGTACTGCACCCGGACCGTGTTGTAGCCAATGGGGCCGGTCAGGGTGATGGCTTTGGTCGCCGACAGCGGCTCCCAAGCGGTCCACGTCTTGCCGTCCTGGCTGAAGCGCATCCGGACCACGCCCGAACCGTCCGTGTCGTCCCAGGTCAGGTTCAGGACCACGTTCCGGTTGAAGGTGCGCCATGCGTTGTTGTTGATCAGGATGGTGCCCGTCGGCGCAACCGTGTCCAGACGGATAAAGTCGTTGTACCGTTCGGACACATTGTTCGCGCGGTCGCGGTACTGCAC
Proteins encoded in this region:
- a CDS encoding tetratricopeptide repeat protein, producing the protein MTEIWDMADHLEHHPEDHEARWKMAKRLYAAWEYDQALEHLLILEREWEPRLNVGRYLAATLYRLGRNDEALKALETALDRWPEETTLREQMTRVLEGMGEYDRAGEVWGEILERQPDHPLGKKALARIARRKKAKADTDGKRPGGMAKSPGFFATTKPCAHCGAANVEDAVACWQCGEPMGSDPFAAFDAATRQSRTVSVSPETVSLIVVAAIALMALAGVFLTLRMIGVAGGTQEEAPIRTVADLYARQIPASRILVGISMVILWPLILHLAVWAVRPARPVPGILINLTGLLMGTMAYMDSFFPYPMTALAVLMPALLSLIIIVAVFRLRVEKAVLAWALHLFLVYLMGILLFFTAEAYQLGEVFRPLKELRAVAAYTRDPARGLEPGMSQLPGSSLPWEQRVVWRSTGSEWLDRRSGATAFLVLSDTDGVQLKFQIYDASGARVFDYVNERQLTRFFEVTADTEYRIVLDGPEGQSGQVIVQGLLIPEFLE
- a CDS encoding GAF domain-containing protein, with amino-acid sequence MSDIPEHGLPWLDTASRADMRRAVEALYHVHGLLGAITDLDALLASIGEESRHVARAEAASVMLYDEASDELYFQVALGESGDQEALKREIRLKTGQGIAGIAAATRAAVNVPDASKDPRIFRDADAAAGFHTRSLLAVPMIERDRLVGVLEVVNKVGEDAFSPLDEHVMAMFSSLAATAVVNARLIERQIRTERLAALGQAIAGLTHHIKNILTGLGSSTELIQMALDRNNQEMALRTWPVLKRNVQRMSNFVQDLLAFSKPRTPLCQKTELAALVREACDSVRDLFNAKELLLEGDTGDGPLYVWVDTDGIYRCLLNLIHNAAEAVPERDGRVRITARTTANGALEIEVADNGPGIPPELREKIFDPFFSTKGSKGTGLGLATSAKVVEEHGGRLELAPTASGACFRIIIPGVSGGETAEWQEF
- a CDS encoding M28 family peptidase, translated to MDRKGRTAMKVILVMGILSFVGLWSISALMKRALTPDEAQLVKVTESHSPFDMGRAWADLGRVTAFGPRPAGSEGLERLRGYLRNELAAAGFTVREQAFDAETPAGMKRMVNLVAVSEGDRDGVIVLSNHYDTKHFADFDFVGANDGGSTTAWMLEMARTLGPARRGCTVWLVWLDGEEAWEKWGPGDSLYGSRAFVRHLRETGELAGIGALVNLDMIGDAYLGIHRDPDAPRWLLNAVWGTALRQGYGRHFLDAAKRVQDDHLPFHDAGVPALELIDFSYGGSFAAHQRNWHTAADTLDKVRAESLKAVGDVLYHALPAIEAGMGRRDTETAR
- a CDS encoding threonine synthase, translating into MRNNGIIERYRTHMPVSDDTCIISLNEGSTPLVPARALSAAIHPKLEIHLKYEGLNPTGSFKDRGMTMAITKAVEEKYEVVMCASTGNTSASAAAYAARAGIQCAVLIPEGKIAFGKLSQAMVHGAKVIQIKGNFDDALNLVRSICENFPVALVNSVNPYRIEGQKSGAFEILDDFDGVAPDYQAMPVGNAGNITAYWKGYKEYHAFGKSDSLPKMLGFQAAGSAPIVLGHPVDKPQTYATAIRIGNPASWATAVAARDESGGVIDMVTDDEIRAAYAMLARTEGVFCEPASASSVAGLVKLAGQGFFDSVKPRTGERVRVVCILTGHGLKDPDSAIASAQEPFTVEAREEAILEILGYTAPALV